The following proteins come from a genomic window of Gimesia chilikensis:
- a CDS encoding YqaE/Pmp3 family membrane protein: MYFLAVVIPPLAVLLAGKPFQFILNVILTLLFWLPGMIHAIMVVNEYKADQRNRLLVEAMSADKKKE, encoded by the coding sequence ATGTATTTTCTGGCAGTTGTGATTCCACCCCTCGCCGTGCTGCTGGCGGGTAAGCCTTTCCAGTTTATCTTGAACGTCATTCTGACTCTGCTGTTCTGGCTGCCGGGAATGATTCATGCCATCATGGTGGTCAATGAATATAAAGCAGACCAGCGAAATCGACTGCTGGTCGAGGCGATGTCGGCAGATAAGAAGAAAGAGTGA
- a CDS encoding PSD1 and planctomycete cytochrome C domain-containing protein, whose amino-acid sequence MRALTLHDTLKLLFCLGCGLLCSFLSNKSANAEETQLTPQETFFLRKVRPLLEQKCLGCHGATPDDIKGEYNMLSRAALIKGGESGEAAVIIGKPEQSPFWNAVTWKDDSIQMPPQERNRLSDAEIDVIRQWIADGAIWTDKSLPAPSSSDASSAREIVMSTSGGQSPTWTNRTYEPEDVWAYQPIQRPDVPWQALTKTPASQRHPIDAFIQRKLQEKKLTSSPPADRKTLLRRASYDLTGLPPALDEIRSLEQQQSSTAWSQTIQRLLNSRHYGEQMTQMWIDIVRYADTSGFANDYERPNAWRYRDYLVRSFNADKPYNRFIVEQLAGDELDPTDPEMLIATGFLRSGPWEHTGMSVAAVTRQLFLDDITQSVGVSFLAHSFRCAKCHDHKFDPVPTRDYYRIQAVFAPVQFADRKVAYQPFENISGFDHMKVRTEKLLAETKAQQEQFKQKTDAAIAAWLKENGFKNLKQVAADKRPPLRWFGLSELEKSLLKINNKRIDYFERELKRYEPYCFSVYNGPSNNFRSTKAVNLIPGPKQRKGDVEEIFILAGGAITAPTDKVTPGVLSAMAGSNDRQSPNAWNTIPNTADGRRLALARWIASSNNTLTARVIVNRIWQMHFGTGLVATPNNFGQKGAKPSHPELLDWLATWFMDHGWSIKQLHHLIMTSNTYQQSSRPADAELVARLDSSNQWLSHFPTRRLTAEQIRDSLLTITGELNPEMGGPGVFPEINWEVALQPRHIMGSVAPAYQPMPEPKQRNRRTLYAFRYRTLSDPMLDVFNRPGSEISCERRDETTVTPQVFALFNGQFTHDRAIALAHEISQKNQPLPEAVSQAFQQVTLRTPTPEELQLALKHVKEMQDYHAAHPPKPIPLPREVKRSMIEELTGESFTWTEKLDLTENYIQDLKPWDVDAETRALAELCLVLMNSNEFIYLR is encoded by the coding sequence ATGCGTGCGCTCACACTTCATGATACCTTGAAGCTTTTGTTCTGCCTGGGCTGTGGTCTGCTCTGCAGCTTCCTGTCGAACAAATCTGCAAACGCGGAAGAAACACAGCTCACGCCGCAGGAAACATTCTTCCTCCGCAAAGTCCGCCCTCTGCTCGAACAAAAATGTCTGGGCTGTCACGGAGCGACCCCCGACGACATCAAGGGGGAATACAACATGCTTAGCCGCGCGGCGCTGATCAAAGGGGGCGAATCGGGGGAGGCCGCGGTGATCATCGGCAAACCGGAACAGAGTCCCTTCTGGAACGCTGTCACCTGGAAAGATGACAGCATCCAGATGCCGCCACAGGAACGAAACCGCCTGAGTGACGCGGAAATCGATGTCATCAGACAATGGATCGCAGACGGTGCCATCTGGACTGACAAAAGCCTGCCTGCCCCGAGTTCGAGTGATGCCAGTTCTGCCCGGGAAATCGTCATGTCCACTTCCGGCGGTCAGTCTCCCACCTGGACGAATCGCACATACGAACCGGAAGATGTCTGGGCCTATCAACCAATCCAACGACCGGATGTCCCCTGGCAGGCCCTGACGAAAACACCTGCTTCCCAGCGGCATCCGATTGACGCCTTTATTCAGCGTAAGCTCCAGGAAAAGAAGTTAACTTCCTCTCCCCCCGCTGACCGCAAAACGCTGCTCCGACGGGCCAGCTACGATCTGACCGGACTCCCTCCTGCACTGGATGAGATTCGCTCTTTAGAACAACAGCAGTCCTCCACTGCCTGGTCCCAGACCATTCAACGCTTATTAAACAGTCGGCACTACGGCGAACAGATGACCCAGATGTGGATCGACATCGTCCGCTACGCCGACACCAGCGGTTTTGCCAACGACTACGAACGTCCCAATGCCTGGCGTTACCGCGATTATCTGGTACGCAGCTTCAATGCCGACAAGCCTTACAATCGCTTTATCGTCGAACAGCTCGCCGGCGATGAACTCGATCCCACCGATCCTGAAATGCTGATCGCCACCGGTTTTCTGCGGAGCGGTCCCTGGGAACATACCGGCATGAGCGTCGCCGCGGTCACCCGCCAGCTGTTTCTGGATGACATTACACAAAGTGTTGGCGTAAGCTTCCTGGCACACAGTTTCCGCTGTGCCAAATGCCACGATCACAAATTCGATCCTGTCCCCACCCGCGACTACTATCGCATTCAGGCCGTCTTTGCCCCCGTGCAGTTCGCCGACCGCAAAGTCGCCTATCAGCCATTTGAAAACATCTCCGGCTTCGACCATATGAAGGTTCGCACGGAAAAACTGCTGGCCGAAACAAAAGCACAGCAGGAACAGTTCAAGCAAAAGACCGACGCCGCGATCGCAGCCTGGCTGAAAGAGAACGGCTTTAAAAACCTGAAGCAGGTTGCCGCAGACAAACGCCCGCCCCTTCGCTGGTTTGGTCTGTCCGAACTCGAAAAAAGCTTGCTCAAAATCAACAACAAACGCATCGACTACTTCGAGCGGGAGCTCAAACGCTACGAACCATACTGCTTCAGCGTCTATAACGGTCCGTCGAACAACTTCCGCTCCACCAAAGCGGTCAACCTGATCCCCGGCCCCAAACAGCGAAAAGGCGATGTCGAAGAGATCTTCATTCTCGCCGGTGGTGCCATCACCGCTCCTACGGATAAAGTCACTCCCGGCGTACTCAGCGCTATGGCGGGTTCCAATGACCGTCAGAGCCCCAACGCCTGGAATACCATTCCCAATACAGCCGATGGACGACGACTCGCACTGGCCCGCTGGATTGCCAGTTCGAACAACACACTCACTGCCCGTGTCATCGTCAACCGCATCTGGCAGATGCATTTCGGCACCGGTCTGGTCGCCACCCCCAACAACTTCGGCCAAAAGGGCGCTAAGCCCTCTCATCCCGAATTGCTGGACTGGCTGGCGACCTGGTTCATGGATCACGGCTGGTCGATCAAACAGCTGCATCACCTGATCATGACTTCCAATACTTATCAGCAGAGCAGCCGACCTGCGGATGCAGAGCTGGTCGCGCGTCTTGATTCCAGCAACCAATGGCTCTCGCACTTTCCAACACGTCGCCTGACTGCCGAACAGATCCGAGACTCATTGCTCACAATCACGGGCGAGTTGAATCCGGAAATGGGTGGTCCCGGTGTCTTCCCGGAAATCAACTGGGAAGTCGCGCTCCAGCCCCGGCACATCATGGGTTCGGTCGCTCCCGCGTATCAACCAATGCCTGAACCGAAACAGCGCAATCGCCGGACTCTGTACGCCTTCCGCTACCGAACTCTGTCCGATCCAATGCTCGACGTTTTCAATCGGCCCGGAAGTGAAATCTCCTGTGAGCGTCGTGACGAAACCACTGTCACTCCCCAGGTCTTCGCTCTGTTTAATGGACAGTTCACCCATGATCGTGCTATTGCTCTGGCGCATGAAATCAGTCAGAAAAACCAGCCACTACCTGAGGCCGTTTCGCAGGCCTTCCAGCAGGTGACGCTCCGCACACCGACTCCAGAGGAACTGCAACTGGCGTTGAAGCATGTCAAAGAAATGCAGGACTACCACGCCGCCCATCCACCGAAACCAATTCCGCTTCCGCGGGAGGTCAAGCGGTCGATGATCGAAGAATTGACAGGCGAGTCTTTTACCTGGACCGAAAAACTGGATCTGACTGAAAACTACATTCAGGATCTCAAGCCCTGGGACGTCGATGCCGAAACCCGGGCCCTGGCCGAACTCTGTCTGGTCCTGATGAACTCCAACGAATTCATTTATCTGCGGTAA
- a CDS encoding CehA/McbA family metallohydrolase, whose protein sequence is MNWKILTLCCWLAGTGLVSANDAIVISSKLVHLRHSGEREWATFPEGTPKTELSVPFKAEAVQGKSTLQLRQQDVKQGWNVELNGVVLGKLTRDENDQQLLLPVPEGLVKAGENRLRIFQSGKLTPDDIRVGEIVLFPEDRSRVLAGATVSVSVVEGADNKTVPCRLTIVDPAGTLVATSAESNAEQAVRTGVIYTSTGKAQFQLPAGTYTIYAGRGFEYGVAEQQIRLKAGETKQVNLKIDREVDTSGYVSCDTHIHTFTHSGHGDCSMEERMITLAGEQIEFPIATDHNKQINYDPLARKLHVRKYFTPVIGNEVTTKLGHFNVFSVQEEGPIPDYKLMSWEAIFKSIYGTPNVKAVILNHSRDIHSNYRPFGPQNHIGLTGESLKNWQLRANAMEIINSGATQTDVLQLYRDWFGELNRGVMLTPVGCSDSHDVSRYIVGQSRTYIQSDDQDPGKIDPPRTIQNFVDGKVLLSYGLFTRIKVNGRYGPGELVPPSRGLEVSLTVSGPAWVSAERIDLYANGELIRSEEITSEPAGGVKWQGTWNLEPRSQDCHLVAIATGPGVSAPYWPMAQPYQPESPEFKSQVVGSTGAVWIDADGDGQRTPAVVYAERLVKQQGENLPELLKSLAKYDRAVTLQAASLLRQRGVSPFDPELTAALRQAAEPVQLGFALYGAAWRKSQIALQSN, encoded by the coding sequence ATGAACTGGAAAATCCTGACTCTGTGCTGCTGGCTGGCGGGCACCGGCCTGGTCTCGGCCAATGATGCGATAGTGATTTCTTCGAAGCTGGTGCATTTGCGGCACTCGGGAGAACGGGAATGGGCGACCTTCCCGGAAGGGACACCCAAGACGGAACTGTCGGTCCCATTCAAGGCGGAAGCAGTTCAGGGGAAATCCACTCTGCAGTTGCGACAGCAGGACGTAAAGCAGGGCTGGAATGTCGAACTGAACGGCGTCGTGCTGGGCAAGCTGACGCGGGATGAGAACGATCAACAGCTCCTGCTGCCGGTGCCCGAGGGGCTCGTGAAAGCAGGAGAAAACCGGTTACGAATTTTTCAGTCGGGGAAACTGACTCCGGATGATATTCGTGTGGGCGAGATCGTGCTGTTTCCTGAAGATCGATCCAGGGTGCTGGCAGGGGCGACAGTCTCTGTGAGTGTGGTTGAGGGGGCTGATAACAAAACGGTGCCCTGTCGGCTGACGATTGTTGACCCAGCGGGAACGCTGGTGGCGACATCGGCTGAGTCGAATGCGGAACAGGCGGTGCGGACTGGCGTGATTTATACCAGTACGGGGAAGGCCCAGTTCCAGCTGCCGGCGGGCACGTATACGATCTATGCCGGTCGCGGATTTGAATATGGTGTGGCGGAGCAGCAAATCAGACTCAAGGCGGGGGAAACAAAACAGGTCAACCTCAAGATCGACCGCGAAGTCGATACGAGCGGCTATGTCAGCTGTGATACGCACATCCATACGTTTACCCATTCCGGGCATGGCGACTGTTCGATGGAAGAGCGGATGATTACGCTGGCGGGAGAGCAGATTGAGTTTCCCATCGCCACTGATCATAACAAGCAGATCAACTACGATCCGCTGGCCCGCAAGCTGCACGTCCGGAAATATTTTACGCCGGTCATTGGCAATGAAGTGACGACCAAGCTGGGGCACTTCAATGTCTTCTCCGTACAGGAAGAGGGACCAATCCCTGATTATAAGCTGATGAGCTGGGAGGCGATTTTCAAGAGTATCTATGGTACGCCGAACGTGAAGGCAGTGATCCTGAACCACTCCCGCGACATTCATTCCAATTACCGTCCCTTCGGCCCGCAGAACCATATTGGTCTGACGGGGGAAAGTCTGAAGAACTGGCAACTGCGGGCGAATGCGATGGAGATCATCAATTCGGGAGCAACTCAGACCGATGTGCTGCAGCTGTATCGCGACTGGTTCGGCGAACTGAACCGGGGGGTGATGTTGACGCCCGTGGGGTGCAGCGATTCGCACGATGTGAGCCGGTATATTGTGGGGCAGTCGCGGACTTACATTCAGTCGGACGATCAGGATCCAGGGAAAATTGATCCCCCCCGGACCATTCAGAATTTCGTGGATGGGAAAGTGCTGTTGTCCTATGGGCTGTTTACGCGAATCAAGGTCAATGGCCGCTATGGACCCGGGGAACTGGTGCCGCCATCCCGGGGCCTGGAAGTTTCGCTGACGGTTTCCGGTCCAGCGTGGGTAAGTGCGGAGCGGATCGACCTGTATGCGAACGGCGAGTTAATCCGCAGCGAAGAGATTACTTCAGAACCAGCGGGAGGTGTGAAGTGGCAGGGGACCTGGAATCTGGAGCCGCGTTCCCAGGACTGTCACCTGGTGGCGATTGCGACGGGCCCGGGGGTGTCTGCCCCTTACTGGCCGATGGCGCAGCCTTATCAGCCGGAATCGCCGGAGTTTAAGTCACAGGTTGTTGGGTCAACCGGGGCGGTCTGGATTGACGCAGATGGCGATGGTCAGCGTACGCCGGCGGTAGTATATGCCGAGCGACTGGTGAAACAGCAGGGTGAGAATTTGCCTGAGTTACTGAAGAGCCTGGCAAAATATGATCGGGCGGTGACTCTGCAGGCTGCGAGTTTGTTGCGGCAGCGTGGTGTTTCTCCCTTTGATCCAGAGTTGACCGCGGCACTCAGACAGGCGGCGGAACCGGTGCAGCTGGGCTTTGCCCTGTATGGTGCTGCCTGGCGGAAGAGTCAGATCGCGCTTCAAAGCAACTAG
- a CDS encoding PVC-type heme-binding CxxCH protein, translating to MMQTFRTSWLCLLGAFSLWLPCNLIAQEQKDPFREFIRPTDPLTPQAELKSFSVPSGFEVQLVASEPEIQKPLNMAFDIRGRLWVTDSSEYPYPVKDGKTGKDTIKVLEDTNGDGRYDKVTTFAEGLNIPIGLYPYKNGVIAFSIPDISFYEDTDGDGKADRVTKLFGPMGFERDTHGMNNSFRRGFDGWLYANHGFNNQTRVSGSDGHTIEMQSGNTYRMRLNGSRIEHFTHGQVNPFGSTFDEMGNLFTADCHSKPIYQILRGGYYPSFGKPHDGLGFVKPMMEHLHGSTAIAGLAVISGDQFPAEYQGNFLSGNVMTSRLNRNTPVYHGSTIIAQEEPDFLSTSDPWFRPVDVQLGPDGAIYVADFYNKIIGHYEVPLDHPGRDRHRGRIWRIVTTGKEHLLKDYTKLSIPELIADLGSTNLTTRMLITDYLTDQFGGEVIAPLQQAVVDARQPTIVVHAMWVLFRRGALADDLLQLRLQSKDELVRIHAAKMLAEKQSWKEQQRLLAVNALQDENAFVQRAAAEGLGLHPNLNNLSPLFALKARVPADDNHLEYVVRRALMLQIREPSLLEKLDWEALNPSQRKTLSELSLAVPTEQAALYLIRYLQDEPAAADDLPAYFRHIVRYLPAEKLSALIQLARTKLAGQPDLQVEIIKAVLQGYQQKGLAFDQSLQEWGAALAAQLVESVKDQPLQWMNLPVSEKYSENPWKTQQRNSADGVKAASFFSSLPAGERTTGRLVSTDFKIPDQLEFYIAGHAGFPKQPHNRLNFVQLRRSADGIVLKRALAPRNDLAQKVNWDLKDVSGEQGFLEIIDGDTGRAYAWLAVGRFEPAVVSVPHEGLQQQVQRLSAAALLVKAFQLHDERENLAAWLSRERLDPQLKDELAQALIKLDGTEAFQPLFPLPVESVPSTDSFQNSVIRAVIQKNETQLEPLLQQAFKTYPGRLQTRLAEALCQQAGGSELLLTLAEKGIAAPRLLSSPNIRNQIEQSGSPELKQRLQKLINGLPPRGKETQQQIAKHFQSHGSYKLSLENGKAVFEKNCAVCHQLNGKGALVGPQLDGIGNRGLERLLEDVLDPNRAVDLNFRTSTVITDAGRVFTGLKRREEGAVIVFVDNQGKEFQIAKDEIEEQKQSPLSLMPANLLEILTPQQLHDLLGYLLQSTKKATAHR from the coding sequence ATGATGCAGACGTTCCGCACTTCCTGGCTGTGCCTGTTGGGTGCTTTCAGTCTCTGGCTGCCTTGTAATCTTATAGCCCAGGAACAGAAAGATCCCTTCCGCGAATTCATTCGCCCCACCGACCCTTTGACGCCTCAGGCAGAGCTGAAGAGTTTCAGCGTCCCATCCGGATTCGAAGTGCAACTGGTCGCCTCGGAACCGGAGATTCAGAAACCGCTGAATATGGCGTTTGATATCCGCGGCCGATTGTGGGTAACCGATTCTTCAGAGTATCCGTATCCGGTCAAGGATGGGAAAACGGGTAAGGATACGATCAAAGTTCTGGAAGACACCAATGGTGACGGTCGCTACGACAAGGTGACCACGTTCGCGGAAGGGCTGAATATTCCCATTGGTCTGTACCCTTACAAAAATGGCGTGATTGCATTCAGCATTCCGGATATTTCGTTTTATGAAGACACTGATGGCGACGGCAAAGCAGATCGGGTGACAAAGCTGTTTGGGCCGATGGGCTTTGAGCGGGATACGCACGGCATGAACAATTCCTTCCGCCGGGGTTTTGACGGCTGGCTCTATGCGAATCACGGATTTAACAACCAGACCCGCGTCAGTGGTAGCGATGGACACACGATTGAAATGCAGTCTGGTAATACCTATCGGATGCGGCTGAACGGTTCCCGCATTGAACATTTCACGCACGGGCAGGTAAACCCCTTCGGCTCCACATTTGATGAGATGGGGAACCTGTTTACCGCGGACTGTCACTCTAAACCCATCTATCAAATTCTACGGGGCGGTTACTACCCTAGCTTCGGGAAGCCGCATGATGGACTCGGTTTTGTCAAACCAATGATGGAGCACCTGCATGGTTCCACCGCAATCGCGGGGCTGGCTGTCATTTCCGGAGATCAGTTTCCCGCGGAATATCAAGGCAACTTTCTGAGCGGTAATGTGATGACCAGCCGGTTGAACCGAAATACTCCCGTGTATCACGGCTCGACCATCATCGCACAGGAAGAACCCGATTTTCTGTCGACTTCCGACCCCTGGTTTCGACCAGTGGATGTTCAACTTGGTCCAGATGGTGCCATCTATGTCGCTGATTTCTATAACAAGATCATCGGGCATTACGAAGTACCCTTGGATCATCCGGGACGCGATCGTCACCGGGGACGGATCTGGCGGATCGTTACCACCGGCAAGGAGCACCTGCTCAAAGATTATACGAAGTTGAGTATTCCCGAACTGATCGCAGATCTGGGGTCTACCAATCTAACGACACGGATGCTGATTACCGATTATCTGACCGATCAGTTCGGCGGCGAAGTGATCGCGCCGCTGCAACAGGCTGTCGTGGATGCCAGACAACCGACGATTGTAGTGCATGCGATGTGGGTTCTGTTCCGCCGCGGTGCTCTGGCTGATGATCTGCTGCAACTGAGGCTGCAGAGCAAGGACGAACTGGTACGCATTCATGCCGCAAAGATGCTGGCCGAGAAGCAGTCGTGGAAAGAACAGCAGCGCCTGCTGGCAGTGAATGCGCTGCAGGATGAGAATGCCTTCGTCCAGCGCGCGGCTGCGGAAGGGCTGGGCTTGCACCCGAACCTGAATAACCTGTCGCCACTGTTTGCACTCAAAGCCCGGGTGCCGGCGGATGATAATCATCTGGAATATGTGGTGCGCCGCGCGCTGATGTTGCAGATCCGCGAACCGTCCCTGCTGGAGAAGCTGGACTGGGAAGCACTGAATCCCTCGCAGAGGAAAACATTGTCAGAACTCTCGCTGGCGGTTCCCACCGAACAGGCGGCCTTGTATCTGATTCGTTATCTGCAGGATGAACCGGCGGCAGCAGACGATCTGCCGGCTTATTTTCGTCACATTGTCCGCTATCTGCCGGCCGAGAAACTGTCGGCACTGATTCAACTGGCACGGACAAAACTGGCTGGTCAGCCTGATCTGCAGGTGGAAATTATTAAAGCAGTACTGCAGGGATATCAGCAGAAAGGGCTGGCGTTCGATCAGTCGCTTCAGGAATGGGGAGCCGCGCTGGCAGCCCAACTGGTGGAATCTGTCAAAGATCAGCCGCTGCAATGGATGAATTTACCTGTGTCAGAGAAATACTCCGAAAATCCCTGGAAGACTCAGCAGCGTAATTCTGCAGATGGTGTCAAAGCAGCTTCTTTTTTCAGCAGTCTGCCCGCAGGAGAACGTACTACCGGCCGACTGGTTTCTACGGACTTCAAGATTCCTGACCAACTCGAGTTTTATATTGCCGGACATGCTGGTTTCCCAAAGCAACCTCATAACCGTTTGAATTTTGTGCAACTCCGTCGATCTGCTGATGGGATTGTGCTCAAGAGGGCATTAGCACCGCGCAATGATCTGGCACAAAAAGTGAACTGGGATTTGAAAGATGTGTCAGGAGAACAGGGTTTTCTGGAAATCATCGATGGGGACACAGGGAGAGCCTATGCCTGGCTGGCGGTGGGACGATTTGAGCCTGCTGTGGTCTCCGTACCTCACGAAGGTCTGCAACAGCAGGTACAACGACTGTCGGCAGCAGCTCTGCTGGTCAAGGCGTTTCAATTGCACGACGAGCGTGAGAACCTGGCGGCCTGGCTCTCACGTGAGCGTCTGGATCCCCAACTGAAGGATGAACTGGCTCAGGCCCTGATCAAACTGGATGGGACAGAAGCGTTTCAGCCCCTGTTCCCACTTCCGGTCGAATCGGTTCCGTCAACGGATTCGTTTCAGAACAGCGTGATTCGAGCCGTGATTCAAAAAAATGAAACGCAGCTGGAACCTTTGTTGCAACAGGCGTTCAAGACCTATCCAGGGCGACTGCAAACCCGACTGGCCGAAGCGCTCTGTCAACAGGCCGGGGGGAGTGAGCTGTTACTCACCCTTGCGGAAAAAGGGATCGCTGCGCCGCGACTGTTGAGCAGCCCCAATATCCGGAATCAGATCGAACAGTCTGGCAGTCCTGAACTCAAACAGCGGCTGCAGAAGCTGATCAACGGATTGCCTCCCCGAGGCAAAGAGACGCAGCAGCAGATCGCTAAACATTTTCAGTCGCACGGCAGTTATAAACTATCGCTGGAGAACGGGAAGGCGGTCTTTGAGAAGAACTGTGCGGTCTGTCATCAGCTGAACGGTAAAGGAGCCCTGGTGGGGCCGCAACTGGATGGGATCGGCAACCGGGGTCTGGAACGACTGCTGGAAGACGTGCTCGATCCGAATCGTGCGGTGGATCTTAATTTCCGCACGAGCACCGTAATCACGGATGCGGGGCGAGTCTTTACAGGCCTCAAGCGACGGGAAGAGGGAGCGGTGATCGTGTTCGTGGATAACCAGGGGAAAGAATTTCAGATCGCGAAAGATGAGATCGAGGAACAGAAACAGTCGCCCCTGTCACTGATGCCGGCCAATTTGCTGGAGATCCTCACCCCACAGCAATTGCATGACCTGCTGGGCTACCTGCTACAGAGCACAAAGAAAGCAACCGCCCATCGATAA
- a CDS encoding DUF1080 domain-containing protein, whose protein sequence is MNIRLNKSLLILSACTALSLFAQGSLPAQNKVKKQVKEQLEVKPGSVTDGAIVEIPPEDKLHPGYTSLFNGKNLSGWKVPEGDNGHWKVEDGVIDYDAQSESKGDKNLWTEKEYGDFILSMEWRIKETTGLYKVPIVLSDGSELKDADGKVITVELPNADSGIYLRGTPKAQVNIWCWPIGSGEVYSYRRNQSVAPEVRAGVTPKVNADNPVGEWNKFIIIMVKDRLTVILNNKMVLENAQLPDVPEKGPIALQHHGGKLKDGTFSPASSLMQFRNIYIKELD, encoded by the coding sequence ATGAATATCCGGCTCAATAAGTCGTTATTAATTTTGAGTGCATGCACTGCTTTGAGTCTGTTCGCTCAGGGAAGTCTGCCTGCACAGAACAAAGTCAAGAAGCAGGTGAAAGAACAGTTGGAAGTAAAACCTGGTTCGGTTACCGATGGTGCCATTGTCGAGATTCCACCCGAAGACAAACTGCATCCGGGGTACACTTCTCTGTTCAATGGAAAAAATCTGAGCGGCTGGAAAGTGCCGGAAGGGGATAACGGGCACTGGAAAGTTGAAGATGGTGTCATCGACTATGACGCACAGAGTGAATCCAAGGGAGATAAGAATCTCTGGACCGAGAAAGAATATGGCGATTTCATTTTAAGTATGGAATGGCGGATCAAAGAGACGACCGGTCTGTATAAGGTTCCGATCGTGCTGTCAGATGGATCGGAACTGAAAGACGCAGACGGCAAAGTCATCACCGTTGAACTGCCAAATGCTGATTCCGGCATCTATCTGCGGGGAACTCCCAAGGCTCAGGTAAATATCTGGTGCTGGCCGATCGGATCGGGAGAAGTTTACTCGTACCGCCGCAATCAGTCGGTCGCTCCGGAAGTCCGGGCCGGTGTGACTCCCAAAGTGAACGCCGATAATCCTGTAGGAGAATGGAACAAGTTCATCATTATCATGGTCAAGGATCGTCTGACCGTAATCCTGAATAACAAAATGGTGCTGGAAAATGCCCAGCTGCCCGACGTGCCCGAAAAGGGACCGATCGCGCTGCAGCATCATGGCGGGAAACTGAAAGATGGCACTTTCAGCCCGGCCAGCAGTCTGATGCAGTTCCGTAATATTTACATCAAGGAACTTGATTAG
- a CDS encoding sialidase family protein, which translates to MVQRSLIPVLSLYLLPGLLLLSLGLTTTRAEKATPSAPVRVGTVKGGHVHPALCRAANGDLLAVYNEDGGGGKELLLSRSTDGGVTWSTSRSIPVIKDCSIYPGSLTTLRSGEIVLHWSCYRIDGKRRWRVPQFCTSRDHGVTWSPVTEIPLEDYTNYTCLRHPILELDSNHWVCPFYDRTVIYDRTSNSVTPFGDGRNHGMVSLIRTATGTLISGAPQSEAPVPVGKPGQMVYGLRSTDQGQSWQALHNLPYFGVAGYDLNVLKSDDVVLTSILYGVGRDDEWAYELTLSHDEGKSWDTVNSVIIYNPGRPIKGRGWPRTVQIDDQTLGTLFYDLDPKQPDGPGVFFVRTPLSALKSDKH; encoded by the coding sequence ATGGTTCAACGCTCTTTGATCCCTGTTTTGAGTCTCTATCTGCTGCCAGGCCTGCTTCTGCTGTCCCTCGGTCTCACCACCACCCGGGCTGAAAAAGCGACTCCGTCTGCTCCGGTCCGCGTCGGTACGGTCAAAGGAGGACACGTCCACCCTGCCCTCTGCCGGGCTGCGAACGGGGATCTGCTTGCCGTCTATAACGAAGATGGCGGCGGGGGAAAAGAACTGCTCCTCTCCCGCTCGACCGATGGCGGGGTGACCTGGTCTACGAGTCGATCGATCCCCGTCATTAAAGACTGCTCCATCTATCCCGGTTCTCTGACCACTCTCCGCAGTGGCGAAATCGTTCTGCACTGGTCCTGCTATCGCATCGATGGGAAACGCCGCTGGCGGGTGCCTCAATTCTGCACCTCACGCGATCATGGCGTCACCTGGTCCCCCGTCACCGAAATCCCCCTCGAAGACTACACCAACTATACCTGTCTGCGGCATCCGATCCTCGAACTCGACAGCAACCACTGGGTCTGCCCCTTCTATGATCGAACCGTGATCTACGACCGGACCTCCAATTCCGTCACTCCCTTTGGCGACGGACGAAACCACGGCATGGTCTCCCTGATCAGAACCGCGACAGGTACCCTCATCAGTGGTGCTCCACAAAGCGAAGCCCCCGTACCGGTGGGCAAGCCGGGCCAGATGGTTTACGGCCTCCGCTCGACCGATCAGGGACAAAGCTGGCAGGCCCTGCATAACCTCCCCTATTTCGGCGTTGCGGGCTACGACCTGAATGTTCTGAAATCGGATGACGTCGTGCTTACTTCCATTCTGTACGGCGTCGGCCGCGATGACGAATGGGCCTATGAACTCACGCTCTCGCATGACGAGGGAAAATCCTGGGACACCGTGAACTCAGTCATCATTTATAATCCGGGGCGCCCCATCAAAGGTCGGGGCTGGCCTCGTACCGTGCAGATCGACGACCAGACGCTAGGCACACTGTTTTATGACCTCGATCCCAAACAGCCGGATGGTCCCGGCGTCTTCTTCGTGCGCACGCCCCTGTCGGCTCTTAAGTCAGACAAACACTAG